Proteins encoded within one genomic window of Bacillus sp. 1NLA3E:
- a CDS encoding lasso peptide biosynthesis PqqD family chaperone, whose amino-acid sequence MLLSKEVILTSRVVQSPGNLVSDMDGEKVMLNIENGKYYNLGELGGNIWGLMESEIKIDILIANLLSVYEVEPNECEQQVLSFVNTLYKEGLVQIVE is encoded by the coding sequence ATGCTCTTATCAAAGGAAGTTATATTAACAAGCAGGGTTGTACAAAGCCCTGGGAATTTAGTAAGTGACATGGATGGAGAAAAGGTAATGCTTAATATTGAAAATGGGAAGTACTATAATCTTGGGGAATTGGGTGGGAATATTTGGGGTTTAATGGAAAGTGAAATTAAAATTGATATTTTGATAGCGAATTTACTTTCAGTATATGAAGTTGAACCCAATGAATGTGAACAACAAGTTCTTTCTTTTGTTAACACCTTATATAAAGAGGGTTTAGTGCAAATAGTTGAATAA
- a CDS encoding asparagine synthase-related protein codes for MSAITGIYHVNGEPVPHEHGLCMMKELQKFPADDIQTWYKDNVFLGCHAQWITPESIGERLPLYDSERQVAITADAIIDNRNELFDLLNVDRTKRKTMTDSQLILLAYYKWGEDSPKYLVGDFAFMIWDKREQKLFGARDFSGTRTLYYYQEQNRIAFCTVMLPLLTLPFIKKELNEEWLAEFLAIPLNFESVDVFSTVYKNIKQIPPSHSMRVKDGRVIFTRYSLLKEGKKLKLNSNEEYEEAFREVFQRAVTDRLRTHRKVGAHLSGGLDSGSVASFAANALRSENKELHSFSYVPVEGFEDWTDISRIPDERPFIQSTVDFVGNIKPNYLDFNEKSSLSEVDDWIDALEMPYKYYENSYWLKGIYEEASKQGIGVLLNGQRGNWTISWGHALEYQALLLKRLKLIKLSREIYYFSQRLGGKKSRIISVVGKKAFPFLHQSMAGDYSYPMLINPDFAKKMKVLEKLHEQKVDITGTALPNAFDMKKTQFEQLYYWAINGTYATKLSLKHGVWERDPTNDLRVIQFCLSVPEDQYVQDGQDRSLIRRSTKNYLPNNIRLNQKKRGLQGADGINRMLPSWNIFVEEIQQLCKDKVVGQFLNLSIIENALERLRDNPNPSDVYEADFRILMRSIIFYRFIKKSA; via the coding sequence ATGAGCGCCATCACCGGTATTTATCATGTAAATGGAGAACCAGTACCACATGAACATGGCCTTTGCATGATGAAGGAGTTGCAGAAGTTTCCTGCTGATGACATTCAGACGTGGTATAAGGATAATGTATTCCTTGGCTGCCATGCCCAGTGGATCACACCTGAATCCATAGGCGAAAGATTACCGCTTTACGACTCAGAACGACAAGTTGCTATTACTGCGGATGCAATTATCGACAATCGTAATGAGTTGTTCGATTTACTAAATGTAGATCGAACAAAAAGGAAAACCATGACCGATAGTCAACTGATTTTATTGGCTTACTATAAATGGGGGGAAGACAGCCCCAAATATTTAGTCGGCGATTTTGCTTTTATGATTTGGGATAAGAGGGAGCAGAAACTGTTTGGGGCCAGGGATTTCTCTGGGACTAGGACGCTTTATTATTATCAAGAGCAAAACCGGATTGCCTTCTGTACAGTTATGTTACCCCTATTAACACTTCCTTTTATAAAAAAGGAGCTAAATGAGGAGTGGTTGGCAGAGTTTTTAGCAATACCCCTTAATTTTGAATCGGTAGATGTTTTTTCGACGGTGTACAAAAATATTAAACAAATCCCACCTTCACATTCAATGAGGGTGAAAGATGGCAGAGTAATATTTACAAGATATAGTTTGCTCAAAGAAGGCAAGAAACTAAAATTAAACTCGAATGAAGAATATGAAGAAGCCTTCCGTGAAGTATTTCAACGTGCGGTAACCGACCGCTTGCGTACCCACCGAAAAGTTGGAGCCCATCTAAGTGGTGGGTTGGATTCGGGCTCGGTAGCTAGTTTTGCGGCAAATGCATTACGAAGTGAGAATAAGGAGTTGCATTCGTTTAGTTATGTGCCTGTTGAAGGATTTGAAGATTGGACGGATATTAGTAGAATACCAGATGAAAGACCCTTTATTCAATCGACGGTCGATTTTGTAGGTAATATAAAACCTAATTATCTAGATTTCAATGAGAAAAGTTCACTCTCAGAAGTGGATGATTGGATTGATGCTTTGGAGATGCCTTATAAGTATTATGAAAACAGTTACTGGCTTAAAGGAATTTATGAAGAAGCATCAAAGCAAGGAATAGGTGTACTGCTTAATGGCCAACGGGGAAATTGGACGATCTCTTGGGGACACGCATTAGAATACCAAGCTCTGCTTTTAAAAAGGCTAAAACTAATTAAACTTTCTCGGGAAATCTATTATTTTAGTCAGAGGTTAGGGGGGAAGAAATCACGAATCATTTCTGTCGTTGGAAAAAAGGCATTTCCATTTCTCCACCAATCAATGGCGGGTGATTATTCTTATCCAATGCTCATTAATCCAGACTTTGCAAAAAAAATGAAGGTGTTAGAAAAACTTCATGAACAAAAAGTTGATATAACAGGTACTGCTCTGCCAAACGCTTTTGATATGAAAAAAACACAGTTCGAACAATTATATTACTGGGCTATTAATGGAACTTATGCAACTAAGTTGTCTTTAAAGCACGGGGTATGGGAAAGAGACCCGACAAATGATCTCCGTGTCATCCAGTTCTGTTTATCTGTGCCTGAAGATCAATACGTCCAGGATGGTCAAGATCGTTCCTTGATTCGTAGGTCAACGAAGAATTACTTACCAAATAATATAAGGTTAAATCAAAAGAAGAGAGGTCTACAGGGGGCTGATGGAATTAATCGTATGCTGCCTTCGTGGAATATATTTGTAGAGGAGATTCAACAGCTCTGTAAAGATAAAGTTGTTGGACAGTTTTTAAATTTGTCCATCATAGAGAATGCGTTAGAAAGGCTAAGGGATAATCCTAACCCAAGTGATGTTTACGAAGCAGACTTTAGAATTTTAATGCGCAGTATTATCTTTTACCGTTTTATAAAAAAATCTGCTTGA
- a CDS encoding ABC transporter ATP-binding protein encodes MTAFLYFIKKFHSYSGRVMVWNILGMGLISFFEGFGIFLLVPMLGFVGIVDINIGKTPLNKLFGILDMFPLKFGLPMILGSYILLIFFQNLIDQKLTIRNAKICQGFIGKMRLETYSSLLHANWGFYTKKRKSDLVNIMTIELARVAGGTYQFILLLSSIIFTSIQIFIAFLISVKMTLFVLISGLVLALFSRKFIKQSQNLGKKTSLLAQEYLAGITDQLNGIKDIKSNTLEDSRLTWLGTVVRGMFDEQIEYIKLKTNSQVFYKMASTILITVFIFFSVKIFNSQPGQFLLILVVFSRLWPRITGLQSSLEQLASTLPAFNALLDLQNESKEATEIKNEASYRNADSLKIIKGIECQNVSFRYNKNNLTYAVENINITIPANEMTAIVGRSGAGKSTIIDILMGLNQPEQGEVIVDNSPLSGGNLLSFRRIISYVPQDPFLFNASIKENLLMMEPKASEAMIWEALEKSAADDFVRRLPQGLNTMIGDRGIRLSGGERQRLVLARALLRKPSILVLDEATSALDTENEKRIQKVLEKLKGSMTIIVIAHRLSTVRNADQVIVLDKGKVIQSGGFSQLAKEKKGVFRNLLDKQYEVGL; translated from the coding sequence ATGACAGCGTTTCTCTATTTTATAAAAAAATTTCATTCCTATTCGGGGCGAGTAATGGTCTGGAATATATTAGGAATGGGATTAATAAGTTTTTTTGAAGGTTTTGGTATTTTCTTATTAGTCCCAATGCTGGGTTTCGTTGGAATCGTAGATATTAATATTGGCAAGACTCCATTAAATAAACTCTTTGGTATCCTCGATATGTTCCCGTTAAAGTTTGGGTTACCTATGATATTGGGTTCCTATATTTTATTGATTTTTTTTCAGAACCTGATTGATCAAAAATTAACAATAAGGAATGCTAAAATCTGCCAAGGTTTTATTGGCAAAATGAGATTGGAGACTTATAGTTCTCTATTACATGCTAATTGGGGCTTTTACACAAAAAAGAGAAAATCCGATTTAGTAAACATTATGACTATTGAACTTGCTCGTGTAGCCGGTGGAACTTACCAATTTATATTACTTCTATCATCGATAATATTTACCTCTATTCAAATATTTATTGCGTTTTTGATATCAGTAAAAATGACACTTTTTGTTCTAATAAGTGGTCTTGTATTGGCATTGTTTTCACGTAAATTTATAAAACAATCCCAAAATCTTGGTAAGAAAACTTCCTTGTTAGCGCAAGAATATCTTGCAGGAATAACAGATCAACTGAATGGGATTAAAGATATAAAAAGTAATACTCTCGAAGATTCTCGTTTGACATGGCTTGGTACTGTGGTCCGAGGTATGTTTGATGAACAGATTGAATATATTAAATTGAAAACTAATTCACAAGTGTTTTATAAAATGGCATCAACTATATTAATAACCGTGTTTATTTTTTTTTCGGTGAAAATATTTAACTCTCAACCAGGGCAATTTCTTTTAATACTTGTCGTCTTTTCTCGGCTATGGCCGAGGATAACTGGGCTACAGTCCAGTTTGGAACAATTGGCTTCAACCTTACCAGCTTTCAATGCATTATTAGATTTACAAAATGAAAGTAAGGAAGCTACTGAAATAAAAAATGAGGCAAGTTACAGAAATGCTGACTCTTTAAAAATTATAAAGGGTATAGAATGTCAAAATGTATCTTTTAGGTACAATAAAAATAATTTAACTTATGCTGTCGAAAATATAAACATAACAATTCCAGCAAATGAAATGACAGCAATTGTTGGTCGTTCTGGGGCTGGGAAAAGCACCATAATTGATATATTGATGGGACTTAATCAACCAGAACAAGGAGAAGTTATTGTTGATAATTCGCCACTTTCAGGTGGGAATTTACTTTCGTTTAGAAGAATAATCAGCTATGTTCCGCAGGATCCCTTTCTATTTAATGCGAGTATTAAAGAAAATTTACTGATGATGGAACCCAAAGCAAGTGAAGCTATGATTTGGGAAGCGCTAGAAAAGTCAGCTGCCGATGATTTTGTAAGAAGACTACCTCAAGGGTTAAATACAATGATTGGTGATAGAGGAATAAGGCTGTCGGGTGGGGAACGTCAACGTCTTGTATTGGCAAGAGCATTATTACGGAAACCATCAATTCTTGTTTTAGATGAAGCCACAAGCGCACTCGATACAGAAAACGAAAAAAGAATACAAAAAGTATTAGAAAAGCTTAAGGGGTCGATGACTATCATTGTCATCGCGCATCGATTGTCCACGGTACGAAATGCAGACCAAGTGATCGTGTTGGATAAGGGGAAAGTAATCCAAAGTGGTGGATTCAGTCAGCTTGCTAAAGAAAAAAAAGGCGTATTTCGAAATCTACTCGATAAACAATATGAAGTTGGTCTATGA
- a CDS encoding paeninodin family lasso peptide, producing MKKQWKQPVLEVLDVSMTMAGPGIRIPDAVQPDPDAPLNDVVHYS from the coding sequence ATGAAAAAGCAATGGAAACAACCAGTTCTAGAGGTGTTAGATGTCAGTATGACAATGGCAGGACCAGGAATTAGAATTCCTGATGCAGTTCAACCAGATCCAGATGCTCCACTTAATGATGTGGTGCATTATAGTTAA
- a CDS encoding CpsD/CapB family tyrosine-protein kinase, giving the protein MALNKRRTIDAGNKRNLVAHTHPESIISEQFRTIQTNITLSSASGGNRIFLITSPNSGEGKSTTAVNLAISLASQKRKVLLIDANLRNPSAHIFFRSQNKLGLTNVLSGRVPLEEAVTTTDIDRLEVLTSGPLPLNPVELLGSYMMQELLEMAHQSYDLVIIDSPSVLEVTDSKLLADHCDGVILVINRGRTQLEDALEAKKELAFAKAKIIGVILNE; this is encoded by the coding sequence TTGGCCTTAAATAAACGAAGAACCATAGATGCGGGAAATAAACGAAATTTGGTTGCCCATACTCATCCGGAATCTATTATTTCTGAACAGTTTAGGACAATTCAAACCAATATTACTTTATCATCAGCAAGTGGTGGAAATCGCATTTTTTTAATCACTTCGCCAAATAGTGGAGAAGGTAAATCAACCACAGCAGTGAACTTGGCGATCTCGTTAGCATCCCAGAAGAGAAAAGTGCTTCTTATTGATGCAAACTTAAGAAACCCAAGCGCACATATCTTCTTTAGAAGTCAAAATAAATTGGGTTTGACGAATGTACTTTCAGGTAGAGTACCATTAGAGGAAGCTGTAACCACCACTGATATCGATAGATTAGAGGTGTTAACAAGTGGCCCGCTACCACTTAATCCTGTTGAATTATTAGGTTCATATATGATGCAGGAACTATTAGAAATGGCCCATCAATCCTATGATCTTGTCATTATAGATTCACCTTCAGTTCTCGAAGTAACCGATTCTAAGCTATTAGCGGATCATTGTGATGGAGTCATTCTTGTGATTAATCGTGGAAGGACACAACTTGAAGATGCTTTGGAAGCAAAAAAAGAGTTAGCATTTGCCAAAGCAAAAATAATAGGTGTGATTTTGAATGAGTAA
- a CDS encoding lasso peptide biosynthesis B2 protein, whose protein sequence is MVLILQKVKTLVSLDSRKRKMLNEAFFYLAWARILKIIPFKKLAPSLGIQMEETTLENIRENRETLQNVSDVIHIMSIYTFWESQCLVKAIAGMKMLQKRRIESTLYFGTAKDEEGKMIAHAWLRSGAFYVTGVEGMEKFTVVTKFANRIIDKEIRGNNDENQ, encoded by the coding sequence ATGGTGCTTATTTTGCAAAAGGTGAAAACTTTAGTTTCTTTAGATAGTAGAAAAAGAAAAATGCTTAATGAAGCATTCTTTTATCTTGCCTGGGCCCGAATTCTTAAAATAATACCATTTAAAAAATTAGCTCCTTCATTGGGAATTCAAATGGAGGAAACTACTTTAGAAAATATACGAGAAAACCGAGAGACACTACAAAATGTTTCAGACGTTATACATATAATGAGTATTTACACTTTTTGGGAAAGCCAATGCCTTGTTAAAGCAATTGCCGGAATGAAGATGTTACAAAAGCGTAGAATTGAAAGTACACTTTATTTTGGGACAGCAAAGGATGAAGAAGGAAAAATGATCGCACATGCTTGGCTTAGAAGTGGGGCGTTTTATGTTACTGGAGTTGAGGGAATGGAGAAATTTACAGTTGTCACCAAATTTGCTAATCGAATTATTGACAAAGAAATAAGAGGAAATAACGATGAAAATCAATAA
- a CDS encoding polysaccharide biosynthesis protein gives MTYKKRLSLFMIIDSCIVITAIFVGRFLVNATLNVITIPIIASSIAILLSHHLFSLVYKLYKKAWEYASVGELLIIFKVVTFSIMVAAIVQQVMVGEIYFRLLTVTWSLHILLIGGSRFCWRIMRDTIIDTHQNKKRTLIIGAGSAGTMVARQLIKNSEANLIPVAFIDDNEKKHQLEILGITVVGGVNEIEKTVKKLEIDNIIIAIPSLNRKELNSIFQECAKTKAKTKILPMLEDLVTGKISVNQFRDVQVEDLLGRDPVDLNIESISEYITDKVVLVTGAGGSIGSEICRQISNFTPRKLVLLGHGENSIYSIEMELKETFGITKIEFITEIADLQDAKKMMDVMGTYQPHVVYHAAAHKHVPLMERNPEEAVKNNVIGTMNIANAASWHGVETFVMISTDKAVNPTSVMGSTKKLAEMIIQHMDKNSKTKFVAVRFGNVLGSRGSVIPLFKKQIEKGGPITVTDPEMVRYFMTIPEASRLVIQAGSLARGGEVFILDMGEPVKIVDLAKNLIKLSGNNIEEIGIEFTGIRPGEKLFEELLKDDEVHDKQVYPKIYIGKTAELFFNEIEELIANYSNMDKEALREKLLNLANNRVATQSQPIMTIPS, from the coding sequence ATGACATATAAAAAAAGATTATCACTGTTTATGATTATAGATTCATGTATTGTCATAACTGCAATTTTTGTTGGGAGATTTTTGGTAAATGCAACATTGAATGTGATTACTATTCCAATAATCGCTAGTTCAATAGCCATTTTACTGAGTCATCATCTTTTTTCATTAGTATATAAACTTTATAAAAAGGCCTGGGAGTATGCCAGTGTAGGGGAATTATTGATTATTTTTAAAGTAGTAACTTTTTCTATTATGGTAGCAGCTATTGTTCAACAAGTGATGGTAGGAGAAATATACTTTCGTTTATTAACAGTTACTTGGTCTCTACATATTCTCTTAATTGGTGGATCCAGATTTTGTTGGCGAATCATGAGAGATACAATTATTGATACACATCAAAATAAAAAACGTACTTTGATTATTGGTGCTGGTTCTGCTGGAACCATGGTTGCACGGCAGTTAATAAAAAATTCTGAAGCAAATCTAATACCTGTAGCATTTATTGATGATAATGAAAAGAAACACCAACTAGAAATACTTGGGATAACAGTTGTTGGTGGTGTAAATGAGATTGAGAAAACAGTTAAAAAGCTAGAAATCGATAATATTATTATTGCCATTCCTTCTCTAAATCGAAAAGAGTTAAATTCTATTTTTCAAGAATGTGCAAAGACAAAGGCAAAAACGAAAATTCTACCAATGCTTGAAGATTTGGTAACTGGGAAAATATCAGTTAATCAATTTCGAGATGTCCAAGTAGAGGACCTTTTAGGAAGAGACCCGGTAGATCTAAATATTGAGAGTATTTCGGAATATATCACCGATAAGGTTGTATTAGTTACAGGGGCAGGAGGATCAATTGGGTCAGAGATTTGTAGGCAAATATCAAATTTCACTCCAAGAAAATTAGTGTTACTAGGACATGGAGAAAATAGTATTTACTCTATTGAGATGGAACTAAAAGAAACTTTCGGTATTACAAAAATTGAATTTATTACTGAAATTGCCGATCTTCAAGATGCAAAAAAAATGATGGATGTGATGGGTACATATCAGCCCCATGTTGTTTACCATGCAGCTGCTCACAAGCATGTACCGTTAATGGAACGAAATCCAGAAGAAGCCGTCAAGAATAATGTTATCGGAACGATGAACATTGCTAATGCGGCAAGTTGGCACGGAGTGGAAACATTTGTGATGATTTCTACAGATAAAGCAGTAAACCCAACAAGTGTAATGGGCTCTACGAAAAAGTTAGCTGAAATGATTATTCAACACATGGACAAGAATAGTAAAACAAAATTTGTTGCAGTACGGTTTGGAAACGTTCTAGGAAGCCGGGGAAGTGTTATTCCACTATTTAAAAAACAAATCGAAAAGGGTGGACCAATAACGGTTACAGACCCAGAAATGGTTCGCTACTTTATGACAATTCCGGAAGCGTCGCGACTTGTTATTCAAGCAGGATCCTTGGCAAGAGGTGGGGAAGTTTTCATCTTGGATATGGGTGAGCCCGTAAAAATAGTTGATTTGGCCAAAAACTTAATCAAGCTATCGGGGAATAATATTGAAGAAATCGGAATAGAATTTACAGGAATTCGCCCTGGTGAAAAGTTGTTTGAAGAGCTTCTAAAGGATGATGAAGTTCATGATAAACAAGTTTACCCAAAAATCTATATAGGAAAGACAGCAGAGCTGTTCTTCAATGAAATTGAAGAATTGATCGCCAATTATTCAAACATGGATAAAGAAGCATTGAGGGAGAAACTGTTGAATTTAGCAAATAACAGAGTTGCTACTCAGTCGCAACCAATCATGACAATTCCTAGTTAA
- a CDS encoding YveK family protein, with the protein MRGNPTNYSQKQVAKEINLKELYHVIKGRFWIVILITLLATSAGAIYSTFFTTPLYQSSTKIIIDADAEYRKTLQVIIKDSTVLEKVVKELGIERSSEALAGQITVASIDNSQVVSISVVDSDPNQAAKIANTTAKVFKDEIPNIIDFNKVTILSDAKVFPFPINENQNRTIMISFVLGLIIGIGLVLLLDSLDDSIKSEYEVEELLGLPVIGTVSKMNNKNVKKKNNSYSELEIRGETIGLK; encoded by the coding sequence ATGAGGGGAAATCCAACTAATTACTCACAAAAACAAGTAGCCAAGGAAATTAATTTAAAAGAACTATATCATGTGATCAAAGGTAGATTCTGGATCGTTATACTTATCACCCTTCTTGCTACAAGTGCCGGTGCCATTTATAGTACCTTTTTCACCACACCTTTATATCAATCATCTACGAAGATTATTATTGATGCAGATGCCGAATATCGGAAGACATTACAGGTAATTATTAAGGATTCAACGGTTTTGGAAAAAGTTGTTAAAGAACTGGGTATTGAAAGATCATCAGAAGCGCTTGCTGGACAAATTACGGTAGCAAGTATTGATAACTCACAGGTAGTGAGTATTTCAGTTGTAGACTCGGACCCTAATCAAGCAGCAAAAATAGCTAATACCACAGCAAAGGTTTTTAAGGATGAAATACCTAATATTATTGACTTCAATAAAGTAACTATTTTATCGGATGCAAAGGTTTTTCCATTTCCTATAAATGAGAATCAAAATAGAACCATTATGATTTCTTTTGTTCTGGGATTAATTATCGGAATTGGTTTGGTACTTTTATTGGATTCCTTGGATGATTCAATCAAGTCAGAATATGAGGTTGAAGAACTATTGGGGTTGCCGGTAATAGGAACAGTTTCGAAAATGAATAATAAAAATGTTAAAAAAAAAAACAATAGTTATTCGGAATTAGAGATAAGAGGTGAAACCATTGGCCTTAAATAA
- a CDS encoding nucleotidyltransferase domain-containing protein — MKINNQKDIDQISNELSLLLFLLHTSDDEIKIDENRSVFSDINWNDFIQLTIHHRVFPIIYNRVRKINPEYIPKQVINALRFQYQKNVFRMLQLSGETEQLSRVFTDQNIKTLFLKGPVLATHLYGDISLRTSSDLDILIPIKDLGIAEEMLSTLGYIKDEYILSVLNDWKWRHHHFTFFHPQKKIKVEIHWRLNPGPGREPSFNELWERKAISSITTNQPIYILGNMDLFLFLVSHGARHGWSRLRWLEDIDMLLKKEMDWKKEKILLRRYNYSHLGGQALNLCSRLFFTKIPVEMKYLAERRRSNQLAKSALFYVRNIVNLHNEPLPDEVSLYHKKYLFLVMSLEQKILFLLSFLFPYPEDAQTLPLPKLLHFLYFPLRPFLWAWRKRRKQVLS, encoded by the coding sequence ATGAAAATCAATAATCAAAAAGATATAGATCAAATTTCTAATGAATTAAGCTTACTCCTGTTTTTATTGCATACCTCCGATGACGAGATTAAAATCGATGAAAATAGAAGTGTATTTTCTGATATAAATTGGAATGATTTTATCCAACTTACTATTCACCATCGAGTATTTCCAATTATTTACAACAGAGTACGTAAAATAAATCCGGAATATATTCCTAAACAAGTGATTAATGCTTTACGTTTTCAATATCAGAAGAATGTCTTTAGGATGCTCCAGCTTAGTGGCGAAACAGAGCAACTATCCAGAGTATTTACTGACCAAAACATTAAAACTCTCTTTTTAAAAGGCCCCGTACTTGCTACCCATTTATATGGGGATATTTCCCTTAGAACATCATCAGATTTAGATATTCTCATACCAATAAAAGATTTAGGAATAGCTGAAGAAATGCTTTCGACACTTGGCTACATAAAGGATGAGTACATCTTATCGGTTCTGAATGATTGGAAATGGAGACATCATCATTTTACCTTTTTTCATCCCCAGAAAAAAATTAAGGTTGAAATACATTGGAGATTAAATCCTGGCCCTGGAAGGGAACCAAGCTTTAATGAATTATGGGAAAGAAAAGCAATAAGCTCTATTACAACCAATCAGCCAATTTATATTTTAGGAAATATGGATTTATTTTTATTCCTTGTATCACATGGAGCACGTCACGGCTGGTCAAGATTACGGTGGTTAGAAGATATTGATATGTTATTAAAAAAAGAAATGGATTGGAAGAAAGAAAAAATTCTACTTAGAAGGTATAATTACTCGCATCTTGGAGGTCAGGCTCTTAATCTATGTTCACGGTTATTTTTTACGAAAATCCCAGTAGAGATGAAATATTTGGCGGAGCGAAGAAGGTCAAATCAGTTGGCGAAAAGTGCATTATTTTACGTAAGGAATATTGTGAATTTGCATAACGAGCCTCTTCCTGATGAAGTATCCCTTTATCACAAAAAATATTTATTCTTAGTAATGTCGCTTGAGCAAAAGATTTTATTTTTATTGAGTTTTCTTTTCCCATATCCTGAAGATGCCCAAACATTACCATTGCCAAAGCTCCTCCATTTTTTATACTTTCCTTTGCGTCCATTCTTATGGGCATGGAGAAAAAGAAGGAAACAGGTTTTATCATAG
- a CDS encoding aldolase encodes MIETLKCFFYKSFGLAIRSEIPLPELIPLSTDEDKHDVSVEVSDLSSKWSILKKGGYFVDNNNNLVMFHVPDTAIFCIKEGNKVIVSPIKGYEEDKIRLYILGTCMGILLMQRKVLTLHGSAIAIDGKVYAFIGESGAGKSTLASVFIRKGYQFLSDDVIAVSLSKEGIPYVFPSYPQQKLWQESLQEFGMKTTEYRPLFERETKFAVPVKSSFLDEALPLAGVFELVITENSNISLNRIESLARFSTLFNHTFRQTLIPRLDLIEWHFRESANILKRIHLYQLQRPNVRFTADELVTNILHLIEKEG; translated from the coding sequence ATGATTGAAACTTTAAAATGTTTTTTCTATAAATCTTTCGGTCTTGCAATAAGGAGTGAAATTCCTTTACCTGAATTAATTCCACTCAGTACAGATGAAGATAAACATGATGTAAGTGTGGAGGTTTCAGATCTTTCCTCAAAATGGTCAATATTAAAAAAAGGTGGATATTTTGTTGATAATAACAATAACTTGGTGATGTTCCATGTTCCAGATACTGCTATATTTTGCATAAAAGAAGGGAATAAAGTAATTGTTTCACCTATAAAAGGATATGAGGAAGATAAAATTCGTTTATATATCCTTGGCACATGTATGGGAATTCTCTTAATGCAGAGGAAGGTTTTGACATTACATGGGAGTGCAATTGCAATTGATGGTAAGGTATATGCTTTTATAGGTGAATCTGGTGCAGGTAAATCAACTCTCGCTTCTGTTTTCATAAGAAAAGGATATCAGTTTCTAAGCGATGATGTTATTGCAGTTTCACTATCAAAAGAAGGGATCCCTTACGTATTTCCATCTTATCCTCAACAAAAATTATGGCAGGAAAGTTTACAGGAATTTGGAATGAAGACAACAGAATATCGTCCTTTATTTGAAAGAGAAACTAAATTTGCTGTGCCAGTCAAATCTAGCTTTTTGGATGAGGCTTTGCCACTTGCAGGGGTATTTGAATTAGTAATAACAGAAAATAGCAATATTTCTCTAAACCGAATAGAGTCTCTTGCACGCTTCAGTACTCTATTCAACCATACATTCCGACAGACATTAATTCCTCGCCTTGACCTAATTGAATGGCATTTTAGAGAATCAGCAAACATTCTAAAAAGGATACATTTATATCAATTGCAACGGCCAAATGTACGGTTTACAGCAGATGAACTTGTAACAAACATATTACACTTGATCGAAAAGGAAGGATAA